One Fusobacterium nucleatum genomic window carries:
- a CDS encoding prohibitin family protein, with protein MEFKKFFKMGGFVGVAIFLLILALTNCYTVDTGEVAIISTFGKITKVENEGLHVKIPFVQGKTFMETREKTYIFGRTDEMDTTMEVSTKDMQSIKLEFTVQASITDPEKLYRAFNNKHEQRFIRPRVKEIIQATIAKYTIEEFVSKRAEISRLIFEDLKDDFSQYGLSVSNVSIVNHDFSDEYERAIESKKVAEQEVEKAKAEQEKLKVEAENKVKLAEYALQEKELQAKANAVESNSLTPQLLRKMAIEKWDGKLPQVQGNNASTLINLE; from the coding sequence ATGGAGTTTAAAAAATTTTTTAAAATGGGAGGATTTGTAGGTGTAGCTATTTTTTTGCTTATCTTAGCACTTACTAATTGCTATACAGTAGACACAGGTGAAGTTGCAATAATCTCAACTTTTGGAAAAATAACAAAAGTTGAAAATGAAGGTTTACATGTAAAAATTCCTTTTGTACAAGGAAAAACATTTATGGAAACGAGAGAAAAAACATATATTTTTGGAAGAACAGATGAAATGGATACAACTATGGAAGTGAGTACAAAAGATATGCAAAGTATAAAACTAGAATTTACTGTACAAGCCTCTATTACAGATCCTGAAAAACTATATAGAGCATTTAATAATAAACACGAACAAAGATTTATAAGACCAAGAGTTAAAGAAATCATACAAGCTACTATTGCAAAATATACTATTGAAGAATTTGTAAGTAAAAGAGCAGAAATATCAAGATTAATATTTGAAGATTTAAAAGATGATTTTTCACAATATGGTTTATCAGTAAGTAATGTTTCTATTGTTAATCATGATTTTAGTGATGAGTATGAAAGAGCAATAGAAAGTAAAAAAGTTGCTGAACAAGAAGTAGAAAAAGCAAAAGCTGAACAAGAAAAATTAAAAGTGGAAGCAGAAAATAAAGTAAAATTAGCAGAATATGCTTTACAAGAAAAAGAATTGCAGGCAAAAGCTAATGCTGTTGAAAGTAATTCATTAACACCGCAACTTTTGAGAAAGATGGCTATT
- the pepT gene encoding peptidase T, producing MDSKKYSTLKERFLRYVKFNTRSDEASETIPSTPSQMEFAKMLKKELEELELSNIFINKACFVNATLPSNIDKKVPTVGFIAHMDTADFNAEGINPQIVENYDGKDIVLNKEQNIVLKVDEFPNLKNYISKTLITTDGTTLLGADDKSGIVEIIEAVKYLKEHPEIKHGDIKMAFGPDEEIGRGADYFDVKEFAADYAYTMDGGPIGELEYESFNAAQATFKIKGVSVHPGTAKGKMINAGLIASEIIEMFPKDEVPEKTEGYEGFYYLVETHTSCEDGEVVYILRDHDKAKFLAKKEFVKELVEKVNKKYGKELVKLELKDEYYNMGEIIKDHMYVVDIAKQAMENLGIKPLIKAIRGGTDGSKISFMGLPTPNIFAGGENFHGKYEFVALESMEKATDVIVEIVKLNAER from the coding sequence ATGGATTCAAAAAAATATTCTACATTAAAAGAAAGATTTTTAAGATATGTGAAGTTTAATACTCGTTCAGATGAAGCAAGTGAAACAATTCCATCAACACCATCACAAATGGAATTTGCTAAAATGTTAAAAAAAGAACTAGAAGAATTAGAACTAAGTAACATTTTTATTAATAAGGCTTGTTTTGTAAATGCAACTTTACCAAGTAATATAGATAAAAAAGTTCCAACAGTTGGTTTTATAGCCCACATGGATACAGCAGATTTTAATGCAGAAGGAATTAATCCACAAATTGTAGAAAACTATGATGGAAAAGACATAGTTTTAAATAAAGAACAAAATATAGTTTTAAAAGTGGATGAATTTCCTAATTTAAAAAACTATATTTCTAAGACATTAATTACAACAGATGGTACAACTCTACTTGGTGCAGATGATAAGTCAGGAATAGTTGAAATCATTGAAGCAGTTAAATATTTAAAAGAACATCCTGAAATTAAACATGGAGATATAAAAATGGCTTTTGGTCCAGATGAAGAAATTGGTAGAGGAGCAGACTATTTTGATGTAAAAGAATTTGCAGCAGACTATGCTTATACTATGGATGGAGGACCTATTGGAGAATTAGAATATGAAAGTTTTAATGCAGCACAAGCTACATTTAAAATAAAAGGTGTTAGTGTACATCCAGGAACTGCAAAAGGTAAAATGATAAATGCAGGGTTAATTGCCAGTGAAATTATAGAAATGTTCCCAAAAGATGAAGTTCCTGAAAAAACTGAAGGTTATGAAGGTTTCTATTATTTAGTTGAAACTCATACATCTTGTGAAGATGGAGAAGTTGTATATATTTTAAGAGATCATGACAAGGCAAAATTCTTAGCTAAAAAAGAATTTGTAAAAGAACTTGTTGAAAAAGTAAATAAAAAATATGGAAAAGAGCTTGTTAAACTTGAATTAAAAGATGAATATTACAATATGGGAGAAATTATAAAAGACCATATGTATGTTGTGGATATAGCAAAACAAGCTATGGAAAATTTAGGAATAAAACCACTTATAAAGGCTATTCGTGGTGGAACAGATGGTTCTAAGATTTCATTCATGGGATTACCTACACCAAATATTTTTGCTGGTGGAGAAAATTTTCATGGAAAATATGAATTTGTTGCTCTTGAAAGTATGGAAAAGGCAACAGATGTTATAGTAGAAATTGTAAAGTTAAATGCAGAAAGGTAA
- a CDS encoding YgiQ family radical SAM protein: MKFLPTTKEEMKNLGWDSIDVLLISGDTYLDTSYNGSALVGKWLVEHGFKVGIIAQPEVDVPDDITRLGEPNLFFAISGGCVDSMVANYTATKKRRQQDDFTPGGENNKRPDRAVLVYSNMVRRFFKGTTKKIVISGIESSLRRITHYDYWTNKLRKPILFDAKADILSYGMGEMSMLQLANALKNGEDWQNIRGLCYLSKEPKEDYLSLPSHSDCLADKDKFIEAFHTFYLNCDPITAKGLCQKCDDRYLIQNPPSESYSEEIMDKIYAMEFARDVHPYYKKMGAVRALDTIKYSVTTHRGCYGECNFCAIAIHQGRTIMSRSQSSIVEEVKNIAETPKFHGNISDVGGPTANMYGLECKKKLKLGACPDRRCLYPKKCPHLQVNHNNQVELLKKLKKIPNIKKIFIASGIRYDMILDDNKCGQMYLKEIIKDHISGQMKIAPEHTEDKILGLMGKDGKSCLNEFKNQFYKINNELGKKQFLTYYLIAAHPGCKDKDMMDLKKYASQELRVNPEQVQIFTPTPSTYSTLMYYTEKDPFTNQKLFVEKDNGKKQKQKDIVTEKRRK, encoded by the coding sequence ATGAAATTTTTACCAACTACAAAAGAAGAAATGAAAAATTTAGGTTGGGATAGTATTGATGTTCTTCTGATTTCAGGAGATACATATTTAGACACTTCATATAATGGAAGTGCATTAGTAGGAAAATGGCTAGTAGAACATGGCTTTAAGGTTGGGATAATAGCTCAACCAGAAGTCGATGTTCCTGATGATATAACTCGTTTAGGGGAACCTAACTTATTTTTTGCTATATCTGGTGGTTGTGTTGACTCTATGGTTGCAAACTATACTGCAACTAAAAAAAGAAGACAACAAGATGATTTTACACCAGGTGGAGAAAATAATAAAAGACCAGATAGAGCAGTTTTAGTTTACTCAAATATGGTTCGTAGATTTTTTAAAGGGACTACCAAGAAAATTGTAATAAGCGGAATTGAATCGAGTTTGAGAAGAATAACTCACTATGATTATTGGACTAATAAATTGAGAAAACCTATTTTATTTGATGCTAAGGCAGATATTTTATCCTATGGTATGGGAGAAATGTCTATGTTACAACTAGCAAATGCTTTAAAGAATGGAGAAGATTGGCAAAATATTAGAGGACTTTGTTATTTAAGTAAAGAGCCTAAAGAAGATTATTTATCTTTACCTTCTCATTCTGATTGTCTTGCAGATAAAGATAAATTTATAGAAGCTTTTCACACTTTCTATTTGAATTGTGACCCTATAACTGCAAAAGGACTTTGCCAAAAATGTGATGATAGATATTTAATTCAAAATCCTCCATCAGAAAGTTATTCAGAAGAAATAATGGATAAAATTTATGCTATGGAATTTGCCAGAGATGTACACCCTTATTATAAGAAAATGGGAGCAGTTAGAGCATTAGATACTATAAAATACTCTGTTACAACTCATAGAGGTTGTTATGGAGAATGTAATTTCTGTGCAATAGCAATTCATCAAGGTAGAACTATTATGTCAAGAAGTCAAAGTTCAATAGTAGAAGAAGTTAAAAATATTGCTGAAACACCAAAGTTTCATGGAAATATTTCTGATGTTGGTGGGCCAACAGCAAATATGTATGGGCTTGAATGTAAGAAAAAATTAAAACTTGGAGCTTGTCCTGATAGAAGATGCTTATATCCTAAAAAATGTCCTCATCTTCAAGTAAACCATAATAATCAAGTGGAACTTTTAAAGAAGTTAAAGAAAATTCCAAATATAAAAAAGATTTTTATAGCTTCAGGAATTAGATATGATATGATTTTAGATGATAATAAATGTGGGCAAATGTATTTGAAAGAAATAATAAAAGACCATATTTCAGGACAGATGAAAATTGCACCTGAACATACAGAAGATAAAATACTGGGACTTATGGGAAAAGATGGAAAATCTTGTTTGAATGAATTTAAAAATCAATTCTATAAAATAAATAATGAATTAGGTAAAAAACAATTTTTAACTTACTATTTAATTGCTGCTCATCCAGGTTGTAAAGATAAAGATATGATGGATTTAAAAAAATATGCTTCACAGGAATTAAGAGTTAATCCTGAGCAAGTACAAATTTTTACACCAACTCCATCAACTTATTCAACATTGATGTACTATACAGAGAAAGACCCTTTTACAAATCAAAAGTTATTCGTTGAAAAAGATAATGGTAAAAAGCAAAAACAAAAAGATATAGTTACTGAAAAGAGAAGAAAATAA
- a CDS encoding DUF1904 domain-containing protein has product MPHLKIRGIEKNLIVENSKEIIDELTKIIGCDRNWFTIEHQNTEYIFDGKIVDGYTFVELYWFARDEKIKKEVADFLTKFIKKINNNKDCCIIFFTLTGDNYCDNGEFF; this is encoded by the coding sequence ATGCCACATTTAAAAATCAGAGGAATAGAAAAAAATTTAATAGTTGAAAACAGCAAAGAAATTATTGATGAATTGACAAAAATTATTGGTTGTGATAGAAATTGGTTTACCATAGAACATCAAAATACAGAATATATTTTTGATGGAAAAATAGTTGATGGTTATACTTTTGTTGAGTTATATTGGTTTGCTAGAGATGAAAAAATTAAAAAAGAAGTTGCAGATTTTCTAACAAAATTTATTAAGAAAATTAATAACAATAAAGATTGCTGCATTATATTTTTTACTTTAACAGGAGATAATTACTGTGATAATGGAGAATTTTTCTAG
- the asd gene encoding aspartate-semialdehyde dehydrogenase gives MKKGMYKMERTKIAVVGATGMVGQRLLVLLENHPYFEVVKLAASKNSAGKKYGDLMENKWKLDIKMPEYTKDMIVEDAMDVKNVANGVKLIFCAVNLDKQELIALEEAYAKEEVVVVSNNSANRMKADVPMIIPEINANHLDIVDIQRKRLGTKKGFIVVKPNCSIQSYVPVFAALKEYGIKEASICTYQAISGSGRTFEEWPEMVENIIPYIGGEEEKSEIEPLKIFGHIENGEIKLNDTMKFSAQCIRVPVLDGHLACVSFNLENNPGKEALIEKIKNFKSDITDLPLAPKEFIHYYEENDRPQPLLDRDNEKGMQITVGRLREDNLFDYKFVGLSHNTLRGAAGGAVLTAELVKKLGYLD, from the coding sequence ATGAAGAAAGGAATGTATAAAATGGAAAGAACTAAAATAGCAGTAGTAGGTGCAACAGGAATGGTGGGACAAAGACTTCTTGTCCTTTTAGAAAATCACCCTTATTTTGAGGTTGTAAAATTAGCAGCTTCTAAAAATTCAGCTGGTAAAAAATATGGGGATTTAATGGAAAATAAATGGAAATTAGATATCAAAATGCCAGAATATACAAAAGACATGATAGTTGAAGATGCTATGGATGTTAAAAATGTAGCAAATGGTGTTAAGTTAATTTTTTGTGCAGTCAATTTAGATAAACAAGAATTAATTGCTCTTGAAGAGGCTTATGCAAAAGAAGAAGTTGTAGTAGTATCTAATAACTCAGCTAATCGTATGAAAGCAGATGTTCCTATGATAATTCCAGAAATCAATGCTAATCATTTAGATATAGTTGATATACAAAGAAAAAGATTAGGAACTAAAAAAGGTTTCATAGTGGTTAAACCTAATTGCTCTATTCAAAGCTATGTACCTGTGTTTGCAGCTTTAAAAGAATATGGTATAAAAGAAGCTAGTATCTGTACTTATCAAGCAATCTCAGGAAGTGGAAGAACATTTGAAGAATGGCCTGAAATGGTTGAAAATATTATTCCTTACATAGGTGGAGAAGAAGAAAAAAGTGAAATTGAACCTTTAAAAATATTTGGGCATATTGAAAATGGAGAAATAAAATTAAATGATACTATGAAATTTTCTGCTCAATGTATAAGAGTTCCAGTTTTAGATGGGCATTTAGCTTGTGTTTCATTTAACTTAGAGAATAATCCTGGTAAAGAAGCTTTAATTGAAAAAATTAAAAACTTTAAATCAGATATAACTGATTTACCATTAGCACCTAAGGAATTTATACATTACTATGAAGAAAATGATAGACCTCAACCTTTACTTGATAGAGATAATGAAAAAGGTATGCAAATAACTGTTGGTAGATTGAGAGAAGATAATTTATTTGACTATAAGTTTGTTGGACTATCTCATAATACTTTAAGAGGTGCAGCTGGTGGTGCAGTTTTAACTGCTGAGCTTGTTAAAAAACTTGGATATTTAGACTAA
- the thrB gene encoding homoserine kinase: protein MFEVRVPMTSANVACGFDTLGIAFQEYSIFDFELSNRLEFINFEEEFCNEDNLVYIAFKKALNFLNKTVKGVKISLKKQAPIARGLGSSSTCVVAGIYGAYLLTGSEINKNDILKIATEIEGHPDNVAPAIFGNLCASCLVDDEAITVQYDVDERFNFMALIPDFETKTADARKALPKELPLKDAIFSLSRLGIVLRAFENYDINTLKKVLADKIHEPYRKKLIYEYDEVRNICESIESYGFFISGSGSTLINILTDENNVGLIKEKLKNLKYNWKVLFVKADKEGTTYEERNV from the coding sequence ATGTTTGAAGTAAGAGTACCTATGACATCAGCTAATGTTGCCTGTGGTTTTGATACTTTGGGAATAGCATTTCAAGAATATTCTATATTTGATTTTGAATTAAGTAATAGATTAGAATTTATTAATTTTGAAGAGGAATTTTGCAATGAAGATAACCTTGTCTATATTGCTTTTAAAAAGGCTTTAAACTTTTTAAATAAGACTGTAAAAGGAGTTAAAATATCTCTAAAAAAACAAGCTCCTATTGCAAGAGGTTTAGGAAGTAGTTCAACCTGTGTTGTGGCAGGAATTTATGGTGCCTATCTATTGACAGGAAGTGAAATAAATAAAAATGATATTTTAAAAATAGCCACTGAAATTGAAGGGCATCCAGATAATGTAGCTCCTGCTATATTTGGTAATCTATGTGCTTCTTGCTTGGTTGATGATGAGGCTATAACTGTTCAATATGATGTAGATGAAAGATTTAATTTTATGGCTCTTATTCCTGATTTTGAAACTAAAACAGCAGATGCTAGAAAAGCTTTACCTAAGGAACTTCCTTTAAAGGATGCCATATTCTCTCTTAGTCGTTTAGGAATAGTTTTAAGGGCTTTTGAAAATTATGATATAAATACCCTAAAGAAAGTTTTAGCTGATAAAATTCATGAACCATATCGTAAAAAGCTAATTTATGAATATGATGAAGTGAGAAATATTTGTGAAAGTATTGAAAGCTATGGATTTTTTATTTCTGGTAGTGGTTCAACTTTAATAAATATATTAACTGATGAAAATAATGTAGGATTAATAAAAGAAAAATTAAAAAATTTAAAATATAATTGGAAAGTTCTCTTTGTTAAAGCAGATAAAGAGGGAACAACTTATGAAGAAAGGAATGTATAA
- the thrC gene encoding threonine synthase, protein MKYRSTRDNNIIKDDKIALLQGLSEDGGLFVLENLSDKKINLENLIDKSYTEIAFEVLKLFFSFDENKLKSVIEKAYSKFSTSKVTPLVELKNTHVLELFHGPTSAFKDVALTLLPYLIQLALEGTEQEILILTATSGDTGKAALEGFKDVKQTEIIVFYPKNGVSKVQELQMRTQEGNNTKVCAIEGNFDDAQTAVKNIFLDEDLQKKLGNKKFSSANSINIGRLTPQIVYYIVAYIDLVKNKKINLGEKINFVVPTGNFGDILAGYYAKKLGLPVNKLVCASNENNVLYDFLTTGIYDRNREFLKTISPSMDILISSNLERLLYDLSGSNDKYIKSLMEDLNKNGKYQVNNEILAKLKEQFGSGYASDEETSKIIKKVWEEEKYLLDPHTAVAYKVMLEQNLEGKTVVLSTASPYKFCTSVANAVLNITDEDEFKLMEKLHEFTKVAIPENLKNLNTKKIRHNDVVKKEDMAKYILEAEKCLK, encoded by the coding sequence ATGAAATACAGAAGTACAAGAGACAATAATATTATCAAGGATGATAAAATAGCCTTATTACAAGGATTAAGTGAAGATGGAGGACTTTTTGTTTTAGAAAATTTATCTGATAAAAAAATTAATTTAGAAAATTTAATTGATAAATCTTACACTGAAATTGCTTTTGAAGTTTTAAAATTATTTTTTTCATTTGATGAAAATAAATTAAAATCTGTTATTGAAAAAGCATATAGCAAATTTTCAACTTCAAAGGTAACTCCTCTTGTAGAATTAAAAAATACTCATGTTTTAGAGTTATTCCATGGGCCTACAAGTGCTTTTAAAGATGTAGCTTTAACATTGTTACCTTATTTAATTCAATTAGCCTTAGAAGGAACTGAACAAGAAATTTTAATTCTAACTGCTACAAGTGGAGATACAGGAAAAGCAGCTTTAGAAGGATTTAAAGATGTTAAACAAACTGAAATAATTGTTTTCTATCCTAAAAATGGAGTAAGTAAAGTACAAGAATTACAAATGAGAACTCAAGAAGGAAATAATACAAAAGTTTGTGCAATAGAAGGAAATTTTGATGATGCTCAAACAGCTGTTAAAAATATTTTCTTAGATGAAGACTTACAAAAGAAATTAGGAAATAAGAAATTTTCAAGTGCTAACTCAATAAATATAGGACGTTTAACTCCACAAATAGTTTACTATATTGTAGCCTATATTGATTTAGTAAAAAATAAGAAAATTAATTTAGGAGAGAAAATTAATTTTGTTGTACCTACTGGAAATTTTGGAGATATTCTAGCTGGATACTATGCTAAAAAATTAGGTTTACCTGTGAATAAATTAGTTTGTGCAAGTAATGAGAATAATGTACTTTATGATTTTCTAACAACAGGTATCTATGATAGAAATCGTGAGTTTTTAAAAACAATTTCTCCTAGTATGGATATTTTAATTTCAAGTAACTTAGAAAGACTACTTTATGATTTAAGTGGCTCTAATGACAAATATATTAAATCTTTAATGGAAGACTTAAATAAAAATGGGAAATATCAAGTAAATAATGAAATTTTAGCAAAATTAAAAGAACAATTTGGAAGTGGCTATGCTAGTGATGAAGAAACTTCTAAAATAATTAAAAAAGTTTGGGAAGAAGAAAAATATTTACTTGATCCACATACAGCAGTAGCATATAAGGTTATGTTAGAACAAAATTTAGAAGGTAAAACTGTTGTTCTATCAACTGCTTCTCCATATAAGTTCTGTACAAGTGTTGCTAATGCAGTTTTAAATATTACAGATGAAGATGAATTTAAGTTAATGGAAAAACTACATGAATTTACAAAAGTGGCTATACCTGAAAATTTAAAAAATCTAAATACTAAAAAAATAAGACACAATGATGTTGTAAAAAAAGAAGATATGGCTAAATATATTTTGGAGGCAGAAAAATGTTTGAAGTAA
- a CDS encoding homoserine dehydrogenase: protein MKIAILGFGTVGSGVYEIAKTLKNIEVKKVLEKDLSKIDIATDNYDEIINDKEIELVVECMGGLHPAYEFIMKALQNKKSVVSANKAVIAKYLDEFLKAARENNVEFRFEASVGGGIPCLAGIQKVRRVENIDKFYGIFNGTSNFILDNMYRFENEFFTTLKTAQELGYAEADPSADIDGYDVTNKVIISFALAYDGFIKNDFPCFTLRNITKEDILYFKKQGFIAKYIGEATTKANDYEASVMLNLFPINALEGNVLSNYNIVTVQSHTMGEVKFYGQGAGKLPTANAIIQDILDIQEKISFNPISIEKKYTYSSNLFKHKYVIRSNEELKGDFEKVDKDGNNFYHYTKEITQADLLKLVDGKDYLVTKVSEVLA from the coding sequence ATGAAAATTGCAATTTTAGGGTTTGGAACAGTTGGAAGTGGAGTTTATGAGATAGCAAAGACTTTAAAAAATATTGAAGTGAAAAAAGTTCTTGAAAAAGATTTGAGTAAAATAGATATTGCAACAGATAATTATGATGAAATTATTAATGATAAAGAAATTGAATTAGTTGTTGAATGCATGGGAGGGTTACATCCTGCCTATGAATTTATTATGAAAGCCTTACAAAATAAAAAATCTGTTGTAAGTGCAAATAAAGCTGTTATAGCAAAATACTTAGATGAATTTTTAAAAGCTGCTAGAGAAAATAATGTTGAGTTTCGTTTTGAAGCAAGTGTTGGAGGAGGTATACCTTGTCTTGCAGGTATTCAAAAAGTTCGTCGTGTAGAAAATATAGATAAATTCTATGGAATTTTTAATGGAACAAGTAACTTTATTTTAGATAATATGTATAGATTTGAAAATGAATTTTTTACAACTTTAAAAACTGCACAAGAATTAGGGTATGCAGAAGCAGATCCAAGTGCAGATATAGATGGATATGATGTAACTAATAAAGTTATAATAAGTTTTGCTTTGGCTTATGATGGATTTATTAAAAATGATTTTCCTTGTTTTACATTGAGAAATATTACAAAAGAAGATATCTTATACTTTAAGAAGCAAGGTTTCATAGCTAAATATATTGGAGAAGCTACAACAAAAGCTAATGATTATGAAGCTTCTGTAATGTTAAATCTATTTCCAATAAATGCTTTAGAAGGTAATGTTTTAAGTAACTATAATATTGTTACAGTACAATCTCATACTATGGGAGAAGTAAAATTCTATGGACAAGGTGCAGGAAAATTACCTACTGCTAATGCAATTATTCAGGATATTTTAGATATACAAGAAAAAATTTCTTTTAATCCTATTTCAATAGAAAAGAAATATACTTATTCTTCAAATTTATTCAAACATAAATATGTAATTCGTTCTAATGAAGAATTAAAAGGAGATTTTGAAAAAGTAGATAAAGATGGAAATAACTTCTATCACTATACAAAAGAAATAACACAAGCTGATTTATTAAAATTAGTTGATGGAAAAGATTATCTTGTTACAAAAGTAAGTGAGGTGTTAGCATAA
- a CDS encoding aspartate kinase yields the protein MLKVAKFGGSSVASAEQFKKVKEIVKMDASRKFVVVSAVGKANKDDNKITDLLYLCYAHIKYNMNCDAVFNIIEKKFCDIAKELNLNFDIKGELAKLKEKLDNKSISEEYLVSRGEYLTALLMAEYLGYRFIDAKDVIFYNYDNTFDYIKSEKAFEEITKTGENFIIPGFYGSFPNKDIKLMTRGGGDVTGAIVASLANADVYENWTDVSGVLMADPRIIPNPLPIEVINYNELRELSYMGASVLHEEAVFPVALKKIPIQIRNTNKPEDVGTIINNSDEGAFKHIITGIAGKKDFSIITIRKVHMSNEVGLIRKALSVFEDYNVSIEHIPSGVDSFSVVVETKAVKPFVYELMGKLKKATSAGEVTLTSEISLIATVGLGMKNYKGLSGRLFSAIGKAGINIVVISQTSDEINIIVGVHNADYEKTIRTIYYEFNPQ from the coding sequence ATGTTGAAAGTCGCTAAATTTGGGGGAAGTTCTGTTGCTAGTGCAGAGCAGTTTAAAAAAGTTAAAGAAATAGTTAAAATGGATGCAAGCCGTAAATTTGTTGTTGTAAGTGCAGTTGGTAAGGCAAATAAAGATGATAATAAAATAACAGATTTACTATATCTTTGTTATGCACATATAAAATACAATATGAATTGTGATGCAGTTTTTAATATAATTGAAAAGAAATTCTGTGATATTGCTAAAGAATTAAATTTAAATTTTGATATAAAAGGGGAATTAGCAAAATTAAAAGAGAAATTAGATAATAAAAGTATATCAGAAGAATATTTAGTAAGTCGTGGAGAATATTTGACAGCACTTTTAATGGCAGAATATCTTGGTTATAGATTTATTGATGCAAAAGATGTAATTTTTTACAACTATGACAATACTTTTGATTATATTAAAAGTGAAAAAGCTTTTGAAGAAATAACAAAGACAGGAGAAAATTTTATTATTCCTGGTTTCTATGGTTCATTTCCTAATAAAGATATTAAACTTATGACTCGTGGTGGAGGGGATGTAACAGGAGCCATTGTTGCAAGTCTTGCTAATGCAGATGTTTATGAAAACTGGACTGATGTTTCAGGGGTTTTAATGGCAGACCCAAGAATAATTCCTAATCCACTTCCTATTGAAGTTATAAACTACAATGAACTTAGAGAGCTTTCGTACATGGGGGCAAGTGTTTTACATGAAGAAGCTGTATTCCCAGTTGCATTGAAAAAAATACCTATACAAATTCGTAACACAAATAAACCAGAAGATGTAGGGACAATAATCAATAACAGTGATGAAGGAGCATTTAAACATATAATAACTGGTATAGCGGGGAAAAAAGATTTCTCTATTATAACAATTAGAAAAGTACATATGTCTAATGAAGTTGGTTTGATAAGAAAGGCACTAAGTGTTTTTGAAGATTACAATGTAAGTATTGAGCATATTCCAAGTGGAGTTGATTCATTTTCTGTAGTAGTTGAAACTAAAGCAGTAAAACCTTTTGTTTATGAGCTTATGGGAAAATTAAAAAAAGCTACTTCAGCAGGAGAAGTTACTTTAACAAGTGAAATTTCTTTAATTGCCACTGTAGGTTTAGGAATGAAGAACTATAAAGGATTATCAGGAAGATTATTCTCTGCAATAGGTAAAGCAGGAATTAATATAGTTGTAATATCTCAAACAAGTGATGAAATTAATATTATAGTGGGAGTACATAATGCTGATTATGAAAAAACTATAAGAACTATTTACTATGAGTTTAACCCACAATAA
- a CDS encoding toxin-antitoxin system YwqK family antitoxin, translated as MKKNFIIYIFIIFLLSSFNLFAEREVDIDKIKYDEKKELGYVEGEKEPFTGIAKEYYPNGKIKTESFYANGKLNGKSITYYENGNLKYEENYKNSKLDGLIKTYFEDGTIRTEIYYKNGELDGLAKEYYGNGQVFIQESYKNGELDGESLNFYKDGSLKGREFYKNGKLIKN; from the coding sequence ATGAAAAAAAATTTTATTATCTATATTTTTATTATATTTTTACTAAGTTCCTTTAATCTTTTTGCAGAAAGAGAAGTAGACATTGATAAAATAAAATATGATGAAAAAAAAGAACTTGGATATGTAGAAGGTGAAAAAGAACCCTTTACAGGAATAGCAAAAGAGTATTATCCTAATGGTAAAATTAAAACAGAATCATTCTATGCTAATGGTAAATTAAATGGAAAATCCATAACTTATTATGAAAATGGAAATTTAAAGTATGAAGAAAATTATAAAAATAGTAAGTTAGATGGATTAATAAAAACTTATTTTGAAGATGGGACTATAAGAACTGAAATTTACTATAAAAATGGTGAGTTAGATGGACTTGCAAAAGAATATTATGGGAATGGACAAGTATTTATTCAAGAGAGTTATAAAAATGGTGAACTAGATGGAGAATCTCTTAATTTTTACAAAGATGGAAGTTTGAAGGGAAGAGAGTTTTATAAAAATGGAAAATTGATTAAAAATTAA